From a region of the Pukyongiella litopenaei genome:
- the pncA gene encoding bifunctional nicotinamidase/pyrazinamidase, protein MTQALIVIDMQNDFCPGGALAVPGGDEIVDGINALMDGFDTVILTQDWHPAGHSSFASSHPGKAPYDTVGMSYGTQVLWPDHCVQGSDGAAFHPRLRLDGDLILRKGFRPGIDSYSAFFENDQTTPTGLEGYLRTRAIDALMLVGLATDFCVHFSAVDAARLGFAVTVREDLCRAIDLDGSLAAARDAMRQAGVSLA, encoded by the coding sequence ATGACCCAGGCCCTGATCGTGATCGACATGCAGAACGATTTCTGCCCCGGCGGCGCGTTGGCGGTGCCCGGCGGCGATGAGATCGTGGATGGCATCAACGCGCTGATGGACGGTTTCGACACCGTGATCCTGACCCAGGACTGGCACCCGGCGGGGCATTCGTCCTTTGCCTCGTCGCATCCGGGAAAGGCGCCCTACGACACGGTCGGGATGAGCTATGGCACCCAGGTGCTGTGGCCCGATCACTGTGTCCAGGGCAGCGATGGCGCGGCGTTTCACCCGCGCCTGCGGCTGGACGGGGACCTGATCCTCCGCAAGGGGTTCCGCCCCGGCATCGACAGCTATTCCGCCTTTTTCGAGAATGACCAGACGACGCCCACCGGGCTGGAAGGTTACCTGCGCACGCGCGCGATCGACGCACTGATGCTGGTCGGGCTGGCCACCGATTTCTGCGTGCATTTCTCGGCGGTTGACGCGGCGCGGCTCGGGTTCGCGGTGACCGTGCGCGAGGATCTCTGCCGTGCGATCGACCTGGACGGATCGCTGGCGGCGGCGCGCGATGCGATGCGGCAGGCCGGAGTTTCGCTGGCCTGA
- a CDS encoding rhodanese-related sulfurtransferase, translated as MHVIAALYHFTRFDDPAALKPALETLCAARNVKGTLLLAREGINGTIAGPRAGIDAVLAHIRALPGCAGLDWKEATSDAPPFPRLKVRLKREIVTMGQPQVDPRAGTGHYVDPADWNDLIRQPDVAVIDTRNDYEIAIGTFQGAVDPQTESFRDFPAWWERNRDRFHNKRIAMFCTGGIRCEKSTNYLLGQGVEDVFHLKGGILRYLEEIPETDSAWQGDCFVFDNRVSVGHGLRRGPHLLCHGCRRPILPADTARPEYEQGVSCHLCIGETSETDKARFRERQKQIALARARGETHLAGQ; from the coding sequence ATGCATGTCATCGCCGCCCTCTACCACTTCACCCGGTTCGACGACCCCGCCGCACTGAAACCGGCGCTCGAAACCCTGTGCGCCGCCCGCAACGTGAAAGGCACCCTGCTGCTGGCCCGCGAAGGCATCAACGGCACCATCGCCGGGCCGAGGGCCGGGATCGACGCGGTTCTGGCCCATATCCGCGCCCTGCCGGGTTGCGCCGGGCTGGACTGGAAAGAGGCCACCAGCGACGCCCCGCCCTTTCCACGCCTCAAGGTGCGGCTGAAACGCGAAATCGTCACCATGGGCCAGCCGCAGGTGGATCCGCGCGCCGGCACCGGCCACTATGTCGACCCCGCCGATTGGAACGACCTGATCCGCCAGCCCGATGTCGCGGTGATCGACACCCGCAACGACTACGAAATCGCCATCGGCACCTTCCAAGGCGCCGTCGACCCGCAGACCGAGAGCTTCCGCGACTTCCCCGCCTGGTGGGAAAGGAACCGCGACAGGTTCCACAACAAGCGGATCGCCATGTTCTGCACCGGGGGCATCCGCTGCGAGAAATCCACCAACTACCTGCTGGGCCAGGGGGTCGAGGACGTGTTCCACCTCAAGGGCGGCATCCTGCGCTATCTCGAGGAAATCCCCGAAACCGACAGCGCCTGGCAGGGCGACTGCTTCGTGTTCGACAACCGCGTCAGCGTCGGCCACGGCCTGCGCCGGGGGCCGCATCTGCTGTGCCATGGCTGCCGCCGGCCGATCCTGCCCGCGGACACGGCCCGCCCGGAATACGAACAGGGCGTTTCCTGCCACCTGTGCATCGGCGAAACCAGCGAGACCGACAAGGCCCGCTTCCGCGAACGGCAGAAACAGATCGCGCTGGCCCGCGCGCGCGGCGAAACACACCTGGCCGGGCAGTGA
- a CDS encoding CynX/NimT family MFS transporter, giving the protein MTHAQIHDSGYSWLRLAITLLIASVANVGMWAVIVILPAVEAEFGAGRAEASLPYTLTMVGFALGNLLIGRVVDRFGVTLALIGAAMLSAACYGLAVLAPSILVLSLVHLGLGIGTGVGFGPLIADISHWFLRRRGIAVALVASGNYLSGAIWPMLLAGLLAESGWRQVYLVLAVVTLAALVPLSLLLRRRVPPEAHGVAEAASAGNRRSTGLSPRALQWLLGLAGIACCVAMSMPQVHIVAYCVGLGYGPAVGAEMLSLMLLGGVVSRVISGLVADRLGGVATLLAGSVLQCIALFLYLPWDGMVPLYLVSAVFGLSQGGIVPSYALVVREFMPAREAGARVGFVMMMTIVGMALGGWLSGWIYDLSGSYQLAFVNGIAWNGLNIAIVAMLMLRARPRRVATA; this is encoded by the coding sequence ATGACGCATGCGCAGATCCATGACAGCGGTTACTCCTGGCTCCGGCTGGCGATCACGTTGCTGATCGCCTCGGTGGCCAATGTGGGCATGTGGGCGGTGATCGTGATCCTGCCCGCGGTCGAGGCCGAGTTCGGGGCGGGCCGGGCCGAGGCATCGCTGCCCTATACGCTGACCATGGTCGGGTTCGCGCTGGGCAACCTGCTGATCGGGCGGGTGGTGGACCGGTTCGGGGTGACGCTGGCGCTGATCGGTGCCGCCATGCTGAGCGCGGCCTGCTACGGGCTGGCGGTCCTGGCGCCGTCGATCCTGGTGCTGTCGCTGGTCCATCTGGGGCTGGGGATCGGCACCGGGGTCGGTTTCGGTCCGCTGATCGCCGATATCTCGCACTGGTTCCTGCGCCGGCGCGGTATCGCGGTCGCGTTGGTGGCGAGCGGCAACTACCTGTCCGGGGCGATCTGGCCGATGCTGCTGGCGGGCCTGCTGGCCGAGAGCGGCTGGCGGCAGGTCTACCTGGTGCTGGCGGTGGTGACGCTGGCGGCGCTGGTGCCGCTGTCGCTGCTGCTGCGGCGGCGGGTGCCTCCCGAGGCCCATGGGGTGGCCGAGGCGGCATCGGCCGGCAACCGCCGCAGCACCGGGCTGTCGCCGCGGGCGCTGCAATGGCTGCTGGGGCTGGCGGGCATCGCCTGCTGCGTGGCGATGTCGATGCCGCAGGTGCATATCGTCGCCTATTGCGTCGGGCTGGGCTATGGGCCCGCCGTGGGCGCCGAGATGCTGTCGCTGATGCTGCTGGGCGGGGTGGTGAGCCGGGTGATCTCGGGGCTGGTGGCCGATCGGCTGGGCGGCGTGGCGACGCTGCTGGCGGGATCGGTGCTGCAATGTATCGCGCTGTTTCTCTACCTGCCATGGGACGGGATGGTGCCGCTCTACCTAGTCAGCGCCGTGTTCGGGTTGTCGCAGGGCGGGATCGTGCCCTCCTATGCGCTGGTGGTGCGCGAATTCATGCCCGCCCGCGAAGCCGGCGCGCGGGTGGGGTTCGTGATGATGATGACCATTGTCGGGATGGCGCTGGGCGGCTGGCTGTCGGGCTGGATCTATGACCTGAGCGGCAGTTACCAGCTGGCCTTTGTCAACGGGATCGCGTGGAACGGCCTGAATATCGCCATCGTTGCGATGCTGATGCTGCGGGCGCGCCCGCGCCGGGTGGCCACGGCCTGA
- a CDS encoding YdcF family protein: MPAALVLGAAVRPDGSPSPALCRRTAHAIALFHAGKVGAIIGCGGPGDHAPTEAEAIRRICRASGLPDAMVHLEDRSANTAGNLRNARPILDRLGIAGAVIVTDRYHAPRARLAARRLGLCATLSCPAPAGAPRLRLLKSRLRELPAWLWYFLTLRG; this comes from the coding sequence TTGCCGGCGGCGCTGGTGCTGGGCGCCGCGGTCCGCCCCGACGGGAGCCCGTCCCCCGCCCTGTGCCGCCGGACGGCCCACGCGATCGCCCTGTTCCACGCAGGCAAAGTGGGGGCGATCATCGGCTGCGGCGGGCCGGGCGACCACGCCCCGACCGAGGCCGAGGCAATCCGCCGGATCTGCCGCGCATCGGGCCTGCCCGACGCGATGGTTCATCTCGAGGACCGGTCGGCCAACACCGCCGGCAACCTGCGCAATGCGCGGCCGATCCTCGACCGTCTCGGGATCGCGGGCGCCGTGATCGTCACCGACCGCTACCATGCGCCACGTGCGCGCCTGGCCGCCCGGCGGCTGGGCCTTTGCGCAACCCTGTCCTGCCCCGCGCCCGCCGGAGCCCCCAGATTGCGGTTGCTCAAGAGCCGGCTGCGCGAACTGCCCGCCTGGCTGTGGTACTTCCTGACCCTGCGCGGCTAG
- a CDS encoding universal stress protein, with protein sequence MYHNILVPISFDTERDVTGSLKLARLLATSEARITLLHVVEAIPTYAMTYMPTDYLIEARKATERELAKLAAELPNAQAVVIEGHSGRSILDWAEQNGPDLIIIASHRPGMQDLLLGSTAAQVVRHAACAVHVVR encoded by the coding sequence ATGTATCACAACATTCTCGTCCCGATCTCGTTCGACACCGAACGCGATGTCACCGGATCACTGAAACTGGCGCGGCTGCTTGCCACGTCCGAGGCAAGGATCACCCTTCTGCATGTGGTCGAGGCGATCCCCACCTATGCGATGACCTATATGCCGACCGATTACCTGATCGAGGCGCGCAAGGCCACGGAGCGCGAGCTGGCAAAGCTCGCCGCCGAACTGCCGAACGCACAGGCGGTGGTGATCGAGGGGCATTCGGGCCGGTCGATCCTCGATTGGGCCGAACAGAACGGGCCGGACCTGATCATCATCGCGTCGCATCGCCCCGGCATGCAGGACCTGCTGCTGGGGTCGACCGCGGCCCAGGTTGTGCGTCACGCGGCCTGCGCGGTGCATGTGGTCCGCTAG
- a CDS encoding antibiotic biosynthesis monooxygenase family protein, whose protein sequence is MLTISADNNVQTVITTFEMTPGTCQDLLDALTDAYASFISKQPGFLGAVLHVNDAQTRIANYSQWKRREDFQAMLRSDEMRARNREIAGLCKSFEPVMYDVAASFSSDS, encoded by the coding sequence ATGCTGACGATATCCGCTGACAACAACGTACAGACGGTCATCACCACGTTCGAGATGACGCCGGGCACCTGTCAGGATCTGCTGGACGCGCTGACCGATGCCTACGCGTCCTTCATTTCAAAACAGCCGGGGTTTTTGGGCGCGGTGCTGCATGTGAACGATGCCCAGACGCGGATCGCCAACTATTCCCAGTGGAAGCGGCGCGAGGATTTCCAGGCGATGCTGCGCAGCGATGAGATGCGCGCCCGCAACCGTGAGATTGCCGGGCTTTGCAAGAGCTTCGAGCCGGTCATGTACGATGTGGCGGCCAGTTTCAGCTCCGATAGCTGA
- the parA gene encoding ParA family partition ATPase, protein MGQVITIAQQKGGAGKTTLAVNLAVGFAREGRSAALVDTDPQGSAGRWFMARLDGGIDGAEIEFSTASAWGVPYESRKLAGRHDVVIIDTPPKADSDLRPALKAADLVLVPVASSHVDLWAVEAVLDLAAREQVPAVLVMTRARSGTRLGADVAARLAEMEAGRLDATMANRVIYAETLGQGRAAQETPRNPAHDEVAQLVQEVGAMLARL, encoded by the coding sequence TTGGGACAGGTCATCACGATTGCGCAGCAGAAAGGCGGCGCCGGCAAGACCACGCTGGCGGTGAACCTTGCGGTCGGGTTCGCGCGCGAAGGCCGATCCGCCGCTCTGGTGGATACCGACCCGCAGGGCAGCGCCGGGCGCTGGTTCATGGCGCGGCTCGACGGCGGCATCGACGGTGCCGAGATCGAGTTTTCGACGGCGTCGGCCTGGGGCGTGCCCTATGAGAGCCGCAAGCTGGCCGGGCGCCATGACGTGGTCATCATCGACACCCCGCCCAAGGCGGACAGCGATCTGCGCCCCGCGCTGAAAGCGGCGGACCTGGTGCTGGTGCCGGTGGCCTCGTCGCATGTTGATCTGTGGGCGGTCGAGGCGGTGCTGGATCTCGCTGCGCGCGAACAGGTCCCGGCGGTGCTGGTGATGACCCGCGCGCGGTCCGGCACGCGGCTGGGTGCCGACGTGGCCGCAAGGCTGGCAGAGATGGAGGCCGGCCGGCTGGATGCGACCATGGCCAACCGGGTGATCTATGCCGAGACGCTGGGGCAGGGGCGCGCGGCGCAGGAGACGCCCAGGAACCCGGCCCATGACGAAGTCGCGCAGCTGGTGCAGGAAGTCGGCGCAATGCTTGCGCGGTTGTGA